Proteins encoded by one window of Yamadazyma tenuis chromosome 2, complete sequence:
- the sbp1 gene encoding Ran GTPase binding protein Sbp1 (COG:U; BUSCO:EOG09264XT5; EggNog:ENOG503NYZB) → MSSEETKPKVEATAASPQPPTASVFSMFGAKKEKKEEESKDESKKQDDNKDEDANDKKDEDNDDAEEEVDVHFEPLVQLEKVDVKTNEEDEEVLFKVRAKLFRFHADTKEWKERGTGDVKFLKHKKSNKVRLVMRRDKTLKICANHFVSPDYELKANIGSDRSWVYSVTGDISEGEPEAQTLAIRFGNKENADKFKEVFEEAQASNKK, encoded by the coding sequence ATGTCCTCTGAGGAAACTAAACCAAAGGTTGAAGCCACCGCCGCCTCTCCTCAACCCCCTACCGCCAGTGTGTTCTCCATGTTTGGTGCTAAGAAGGAAAAAAAGGAAGAGGAATCCAAGGATGAGTCAAAGAAGCAAGATGACaacaaagatgaagacgCCAACGATAAGAAGGATGAAGACAACGACGAcgcagaagaagaagtcgacGTGCACTTCGAGCCATTGGTCCAATTAGAGAAGGTCGATGTCAAAAccaacgaagaagatgaagaagtgtTATTCAAAGTCAGAGCTAAGTTGTTCAGATTCCACGCCGATACTAAAGAATGGAAAGAAAGAGGTACCGGAGATGTCAAATTCTTAAAGCACAAGAAATCCAATAAGGTCAGATTGGTGATGAGAAGAGACAAGACCTTGAAGATCTGTGCCAACCACTTTGTTTCTCCAGACTACGAATTGAAAGCCAATATTGGATCTGATAGGTCCTGGGTGTACTCTGTAACTGGTGATATTTCCGAAGGAGAACCAGAAGCTCAAACCTTGGCCATCAGATTCGGTAACAAGGAAAATGCCGATAAGTTCAAGGaagtgtttgaagaagctcaagCCTCTAACAAGAAGTAA
- the MDH1_2 gene encoding Malate dehydrogenase, cytoplasmic (EggNog:ENOG503NWAG; COG:C): MVKVTVCGAAGGIGQPLSLLLKLNANISELSLFDVVNVPGVGADLGHICSDSKTESFLPSSKEDKSALASSLKGSDLVIIPAGVPRKPGMTRDDLFNINASIVRDLAQGIAENCPDAFVLIISNPVNSTVPIVAETLKKNKVFNPKKLFGVTTLDIVRSNTFISQVFSGESKPTDFDTIVVGGHSGETIVPLYSLGKSADLYSKLSEDDKAKLIHRVQFGGDEVVQAKNGAGSATLSMAYAGYKLAESILKAFNEPNVVECTFLNLDDSIKGAAEAKKLVGGLDFFSLPVVLSKDGIAEVKYDVLTKANADEQKLLEVAKEQLAKNIEKGVKFITN; encoded by the coding sequence ATGGTTAAAGTAACTGTTTGTGGTGCCGCTGGAGGTATCGGCCAACCCTtgtccttgttgttgaagttaaacGCCAACATTTCCGAATTATCCTTGTTCGATGTTGTCAATGTTCCCGGAGTTGGCGCCGACTTGGGCCACATTTGCTCCGACTCCAAAACCGAATCGTTTTTGCCctcctccaaagaagataaGTCCGCCTTGGCCAGCTCTTTGAAAGGATCTGATTTGGTGATCATTCCCGCTGGTGTTCCCAGAAAACCAGGTATGACCAGAGATGAccttttcaacatcaatgCGTCTATTGTCAGAGACTTGGCCCAGGGAATAGCAGAAAACTGTCCCGATGCTTTTGTGTTGATCATTTCTAACCCTGTCAACTCGACGGTGCCTATTGTGGCtgaaaccttgaagaaaaacaaggttttcaaccccaaaaagttgtttgGTGTAACCACCTTGGACATTGTTAGATCCAACACCTTTATCAGCCAAGTGTTCTCGGGCGAGTCCAAGCCTACGGATTTCGATACCATTGTGGTGGGAGGCCATTCCGGTGAGACCATTGTTCCATTGTATTCACTTGGAAAGTCTGCGGATTTGTACAGTAAATTGTCGGAAGATGACAAGGCCAAATTGATTCACAGAGTCCAATTTGGTGGGGACGAGGTGGTGCAAGCTAAGAACGGAGCTGGTTCTGCCACGTTATCCATGGCTTATGCTGGTTACAAATTGGCTGAATCGATCTTGAAGGCGTTCAACGAACCTAACGTGGTTGAATGCACCTTTTTGAACTTAGACGATTCCATTAAAGGTGCTGCTGAGGCCAAAAAATTGGTCGGAGGCTTAGACTTTTTCTCATTGCCAGTGGTGTTGAGCAAAGATGGTATCGCCGAAGTCAAATACGACGTGTTGACTAAAGCCAATGCCGATGAAcaaaagttgttggaagttGCCAAAGAgcaattggccaaaaacaTCGAAAAGGgtgtcaagttcatcaccaactaA
- the PHO81 gene encoding phosphate system positive regulatory protein pho81 (EggNog:ENOG503NXDY; COG:P): MKFGKYLASRQLELPEYSGHFINYKVLKKLIKQLAIPSTGSTLDKPLSQAEIQNTLKENNASFFFKVERELEKVNSFYLEKQANLAVNLDLLLATKNELFLDVKTLMDENKNIDSDYLNSTFKNSITFLNLYQNFKKIHQDLLRLQQFILLNESGFSKVVKKWDKRSKSHTRELFISTAMNVQPVFHKDEINDLSDLVTSSLFDLESIIDGDLAPIRNFSSVKAPKYSFSNSASNNDLIKDIRNDTISSLLFPDGQVARASHLSIQNNEIDELYSSFVNIATIKVPDLQLLARLIDKVHNSSEASVGNDKSNEFNEAIKAKFSRVFLLAVTNLKISDSFLQSFLKSIHFNVSLSQINNNFNNNKNILHECCSIPTFSTQESNVIINNGVKVVKSTDLIKHSRVFIVQRAMTSLKGDQLDQLLVARDFNGRNCLHYAAQNNRADLLDIILPYFPRDHLDALDNDSMSALLLAIKHENFEVIKKMVESGCNVYPEMDDEKLQYFPINYACKIGNYETVKYLLTAGNPNSNSMNALDVEGLSPLHVVARSGHHLLVQLLVENGSNVNHVDSLNKWPPLFYAASEGNLKTTQELLRFGAKVDIVDEDGYNVLYYCVVEGNISLLNELLKYYPAIIKSTKEDFSNIIDDSLADKQPGSSGTSNENASSMAILDEEEDSEDSNDLPKNVDTIPDLQLPPPILPLRRYGHNFLEQKVLIELVFPNSSKFINLFNSGTDLKPGRITLSSNISDIVPRNIILPSADETRVSNCIFQTDMDSLNEFRIDFEIFPKFGTRLIGKTTVLSFAQLDTSSSGINSIRLPLFDLRLKNIGEICFNCQVIFPFAGVLLEASKFDTYWKSSTKIVKRKTAPLTTLASSPNTYLSPSTISNTIGSNQTVTSTAELVSGNSTTSFVTATSLSGKYLRIKVCLLNDGTPVVCPHWSISITDSIELYLPNMTLEQLTSITDNLFDYNKVVQDLSQMSIQDLELIKKLLKIIYLPLELVLQIIDVEINLNIEIIFPSEYEIRNLPFAANVSSTLNSFIDYTLNDIFNHLRSLRANNKPSRSVIFISSNSLICKILNWKQPNFPVFLAMNSISFNDTLKTFEVKSTNGFLLPDSGDDSSEYSSFDEKDDDAEIHVKNADPDKLIENDQEQTSKSIKHAVNFAVNNNLIGLITSIHLLRLVPKLMPLIRSRGLILVATNDTHEEDEKIFSSKELDVYTKTEINGLRFDDVLTFKDDITM, encoded by the coding sequence atgaaattCGGAAAGTATCTAGCATCTCGGCAGCTCGAGTTGCCCGAGTATTCTGGCCACTTCATCAACtacaaggtgttgaaaaaacttatcaaacaacttgCCATACCTTCCACTGGCCTGACGCTCGATAAACCACTATCGCAGGCAGAAATCCAAAACACCCTTAAGGAGAACAACGcgtccttcttcttcaaggtaGAACGAGAGTTGGAGAAGGTCAACTCGTTTTACCTCGAAAAGCAGGCCAATTTGGCTGTGAACTTGGATTTGCTACTAGCTACTAAAAACGAGCTCTTCTTGGACGTCAAGACTCTTATGGATGAGAATAAAAACATCGACTCCGACTACCTCAACTCCacattcaagaactccatCACCTTCTTGAACCTATATCAGAATTTTAAGAAGATTCATCAGGATTTGCTAAGATTACAGCAGTTTATATTGTTGAACGAGAGTGGGTTTctgaaggtggtgaagaaatggGACAAAAGATCCAAATCTCACACCAGGGAGTTGTTCATTCTGACGGCCATGAACGTTCAGCCAGTGTTCCACAAAGACGAAATCAATGACTTGAGTGACTTGGTCACAAGTTCATTATTTGATTTGGAGTCTATTATAGATGGTGATTTGGCTCCTATCCGCAACTTCTCATCGGTAAAAGCTCCAAAATACAGTTTTTCCAACTCTGCTTCCAACAATGATCTCATCAAAGACATAAGGAACGACACGATATCATCATTACTTTTTCCTGATGGACAAGTGGCTCGGGCTAGTCACTTGTCGATTCAAAATAACGAAATCGACGAATTGTACTCCAGTTTCGTTAATATTGCAACTATCAAGGTTCCCGATTTACAGTTGTTGGCTCGGTTGATAGATAAAGTGCACAACCTGTCAGAGGCCTCAGTGGGCAATGACAAGTCTAACGAGTTCAATGAGGCTATCAAGGCCAAATTCTCAAGAGTGTTTCTATTAGCAGTCACTAATTTAAAGATTTCCGATAGCTTTTTGCAATCGTTTTTAAAGCTGATACACTTCAATGTTTCCTTGTCTCagatcaacaacaacttcaacaataacaAAAATATTCTTCACGAATGCTGTTCCATTCCAACCTTTTCAACACAAGAGAGCAATGTCATTATCAACAACGGGGTGAAGGTCGTGAAATCGACagacttgatcaagcaTTCTCGTGTTTTTATAGTCCAACGAGCCATGACCTCTCTCAAAGGTGACCAATTGGACCAATTGTTGGTTGCAAGAGACTTCAATGGTAGAAATTGCTTGCATTATGCGGCCCAAAATAACCGAGCTGACTTATTGGATATAATCCTTCCATATTTTCCAAGAGATCATTTGGATGCCTTGGATAATGATTCCATGTCTGCACTATTATTGGCAATAAAGCACGAAAACTTTGAggtcatcaagaagatggtTGAGAGTGGCTGCAACGTTTACCCTGAAATGGATGATGAGAAACTTCAATACTTTCCCATCAACTATGCCTGCAAAATTGGAAATTATGAAACTGTCAAGTACTTATTGACGGCAGGAAACCCAAACTCGAACTCTATGAATGCATTGGATGTAGAAGGCTTACTGCCTTTACACGTGGTTGCAAGGTCCGGTCACCATCTACTTGTCCAGttacttgttgaaaatggaaGCAACGTAAACCATGTCGATAGTTTAAACAAATGGCCTCCATTATTTTATGCTGCTTCTGAAGGCAACTTGAAAACtactcaagaacttctcaGGTTTGGTGCTAAAGTGGatattgtggatgaagatggttATAATGTTTTGTATTATTGTGTTGTGGAGGGAAATATTCTGCTACTCAATGAGTTATTGAAATACTATCCAGCCATTATAAAGTCCACAAAAGAGGACTTCTCCAATATTATCGATGATTCCCTCGCTGACAAACAACCTGGGAGCTCTGGTACAAGCAACGAGAATGCAAGCTCAATGGCTATTTTggacgaggaagaagattcGGAAGACTCTAATGATCTTCCCAAGAACGTTGATACCATTCCTGACCTCCAGTTACCTCCTCCTATCTTGCCCTTAAGAAGGTATGGACACAATTTCTTGGAACAAAAGGTGTTAATCGAGTTGGTGTTCCCCAACAGTTCAAAGTTTATtaatttgttcaactcaGGCACCGATCTTAAACCTGGGAGAATCACGTTATCATCTAACATTTCCGATATAGTTCCAAGAAACATCATCCTTCCTAGTGCTGATGAAACCAGAGTCAGCAACTGCATATTCCAAACTGACATGGACTCTTTGAATGAATTCAGAATTGACTTCGAAATTTTTCCCAAGTTTGGGACAAGACTTATTGGAAAAACTACCGTCTTATCATTTGCTCAGCTTGATACTTCGTCTTCGGGTATCAATTCAATAAGGCTTCCAttgtttgacttgagattgaaaaatATTGGTGAAATTTGTTTTAATTGTCAGGTCATATTCCCTTTTGCGGGGGTTTTATTGGAAGCATCAAAGTTTGATACTTATTGGAAATCGTCGACCAAAATTGTTAAAAGAAAGACGGCTCCATTAACAACCTTagcttcttctccaaatacTTACCTTTCCCCGTCTACCATCTCAAACACAATTGGATCCAATCAAACTGTCACCTCAACTGCTGAATTGGTCTCAGGTAATTCCACTACATCTTTTGTCACCGCAACTTCTTTGTCTGGAAAATACTTGAGGATTAAGGTTTGTCTTCTTAATGATGGAACTCCCGTGGTCTGTCCACATTGGTCTATATCCATCACAGATAGCATCGAGTTGTATTTACCAAACATGACTTTGGAACAATTGACATCCATTACAGACAACTTATTTGACTACAATAAGGTCGTTCAAGATTTATCCCAAATGTCgattcaagatcttgagttgatcaaaaaatTATTAAAGATCATTTATTTACCATTGGAGTTAGTGTTGCAAATTATTGATGTCgagatcaacttgaacatcgaAATCATATTTCCGTCCGAGTACGAAATTAGAAATTTGccatttgcagccaatgTATCACTGACCTTGAACAGTTTCATTGATTACACCTTGaatgatatcttcaatcaTTTGAGGTCCTTGAGAGCTAATAATAAACCCAGCAGATctgtcatcttcatttcatccaactccttgatcTGTAAGATTTTGAACTGGAAGCAACCTAATTTCCCCGTGTTTTTGGCCATGAATAGTATCTCGTTTAACGATACGTTGAAAACTTTTGAAGTTAAATCTACCAATGGCTTCTTACTTCCAGATTCGGGTGACGACAGTAGTGAATACTCGagttttgatgaaaaggaTGATGATGCAGAAATTCACGTCAAGAATGCTGATCCTGATAAATTGATTGAGAACgatcaagaacaaacttccaagtccatcaaACATGCTGTCAACTTTGCTGTGAACAATAACCTTATTGGGTTGATAACGTCAATTCATCTTTTACGACTTGTTCCCAAGTTAATGCCATTGATCAGATCCAGAGGGCTTATTTTAGTAGCCACAAATGATACAcacgaagaagatgaaaagattttttcctccaaagaattggatGTTTACACTAAAACAGAGATCAACGGATTAAGGTTCGATGATGTGTTAACGTTCAAGGACGACATCACCATGTAA
- the CRM1 gene encoding Karyopherin transporter (BUSCO:EOG09260ABY; EggNog:ENOG503NX17; COG:U,Y) yields METILDFSQDLDIGLFDQVVDMFYKGSGPDQQKAQQVLNEFQDNPDSWKKADQILSNSKNSQSKYIALSCLDKLILYRWKLIPTNEQVGIRNFIVNMIIALCDDEEIFAKDKSLINKIDMTLVQILKQEWPHNWPQFIPEIVLSSRSSFNVCENNMVILKLLNEEVFDYSHDQMTQAKSKSLKLSMGAEFEEIFKLCYEILDKTTKPSLVVSTLNCLLKYVHWVPRNYIFETDLLKLLCNKFLSPINTRSVSLKCLIEISSLSSSGYEKNCLEFFKDSMDQIYQIIPPSTNLKKSYQSASSNDQSFLQDFAMFLCTFLSNNLLLLEQLEEFGDLLNNSLYYLIELSKIEERELFKTCLDYWSQFVRELYEEIQRLPQQELSPLMRLNYTPSSRNGIGSGGAPDPSVLAKFPLRQHRYSAILSKLRLVMIENMVRPEEVLIVENDEGDIVREFVKESDTIQLYKSMRECLVFLTHLDVVDTDQIMIEKLARQIDGSQWSWTAINTLCWAIGSISGTMNEDMEKRFLVTVIKDLLSLTEMKKGKDNKAVVASNIMYIVGQYPRFLKAHWKFLKVVVNKLFEFMHETHEGVQDMACDTFIKITSKCKKHFVAIQPQEREPFILEIIRNIQQITEDLQPQQVHTFYEACGIIVSAQNIKESRDSLLSELMKLPNIAWNAIVQQSGRDPQLLTDAGTVKIIANILKTNVAVCKALGPGFYSQLGMIYVDMLSLYKAVSSMISDSVARDGIIATKTPKVRGLRTIKKEVLKMIETYIDKADNLEEIVRDLSQPLFAAVLEDYQNNVPDARDAEVLKCMSTLVSKVGHMIPEGVVLILQHIFECTLDMIKNDFVEYPEHRVEFYGLLKEINSHSFQGLLQLSGDAFQSLINAALWAFKHNNREVEENGLSLTLELIENVEKLGDTPFTKAFYENFYFQVLSDTFYVITQPDHKSGFTYQSQLLAQLVHLVEDNIIKAPLYTPDQAAPGTSNSDYLKQYLGTLLSSAFENLQKEQIINFLGVLTTVYKDQNKFKATLRDFLVQIKQFGGDATDYMFAEDKELEKQEQTRLQRQKDMQVGGLIKPSEMDD; encoded by the coding sequence ATGGAAACAATCTTGGACTTCTCTCAGGATTTGGACATAGGCTTGTTTGATCAGGTGGTGGATATGTTCTACAAAGGCTCAGGACCTGACCAGCAAAAAGCGCAACAGGTTTTGAATGAGTTCCAGGACAATCCAGACAGCTGGAAGAAAGCCGACCAAATTTTatccaactccaaaaatAGTCAATCCAAGTACATAGCATTGAGCTgcttggacaagttgattttaTACAGGTGGAAATTAATTCCAACCAACGAACAGGTGGGAATCCGGAACTTTATAGTCAACATGATCATAGCCTTGTGtgacgatgaagagattTTCGCCAAAGAcaagtctttgatcaacaagattgACATGACTTTGGTGCAGATATTGAAGCAGGAATGGCCTCATAACTGGCCCCAATTTATCCCTGAAATCGTTTTGAGCTCCAGGAGTAGTTTCAATGTTTGTGAAAACAATATGGtcattttgaaattgttgaatgaagaagTGTTCGATTATAGTCATGATCAGATGACCCAGGCCAAGAGCAAGAGCTTGAAATTGAGCATGGGGGCCGAATTCGAAgagattttcaagttgtgCTATGAAATATTGGATAAAACCACCAAgccttctttggtggtgtcaaCTTTAAACTGCTTGCTCAAGTACGTTCATTGGGTTCCTCGTAATTACATTTTTGAGACAGacttattgaagttgttgtgtaacaagtttttgagcCCTATTAATACCAGATCTGTGAGCTTGAAATGCTTGATTGAAATCAGTTCTTTGAGCTCTTCCGGTTATGAGAAAAACTGTTTGgaattcttcaaggatTCCATGGATCAGATTTACCAAATTATACCTCCTAGtaccaacttgaagaagtcatACCAAAGTGCCAGTTCGAATGATCAGTCATTTTTACAAGATTTTGCCATGTTTTTGTGCACCTttttatccaacaacttgttatTATTGGAGCAGCTTGAAGAGTTTGGcgacttgttgaacaactccTTATACTACTTGATAGAATTATCAAAGATTGAAGAGAGagagttgttcaaaactTGTTTGGACTACTGGTCTCAATTTGTTAGAGAGTTGTATGAAGAGATTCAAAGGTTGcctcaacaagaattgaGTCCtttgatgagattgaacTACACTCCTTCCTCTAGAAACGGAATTGGTAGCGGAGGTGCTCCAGATCCCTCTGTTTTAGCCAAGTTCCCATTAAGACAGCATAGGTATTCTGCAATCTTATCCAAATTACGGTTAGTGATGATTGAGAACATGGTAAGACCCGAAGAAGTGTtgattgttgaaaatgacgAGGGTGACATTGTTAGAGAGTTTGTCAAAGAAAGTGACACCATTCAATTGTACAAGAGTATGAGGGAATGTTTGGTTTTCTTAACTCATTTAGATGTCGTCGATACTGATCAAATAatgattgaaaagttggcCAGACAAATCGATGGAAGTCAGTGGTCTTGGACTGCTATAAATACATTATGTTGGGCTATTGGATCAATTTCTGGTACGATGAATGAAGATATGGAGAAGAGATTCTTGGTTACTGTGATTAAGGATTTGTTATCGTTGACTGAAATGAAAAAAGGAAAAGATAATAAGGCCGTGGTAGCGTCCAACATCATGTACATTGTTGGTCAATACCCTAGGTTCTTGAAGGCTCATTGGAAGTTTTTAAAAGTTGTTGTAAACAAGTTATTCGAGTTTATGCACGAAACTCATGAAGGTGTCCAAGATATGGCCTGTGATACTTTCATCAAAATTACCTCCAAATGTAAAAAGCACTTTGTTGCAATTCAGCctcaagaaagagaaccTTTTATTCTTGAAATAATTCGTAATATCCAGCAAATCACAGAGGATTTGCAACCCCAACAAGTCCACACTTTCTACGAAGCTTGCGGTATCATTGTTAGTGCTCAAAATATCAAGGAATCGAGAGATTCTCTCTTGAGtgaattgatgaagttaCCCAACATCGCTTGGAATgcaattgttcaacaatCTGGTAGGGATCCCCAATTATTGACCGACGCTGGAACTGTCAAAATTATTGCTAATATCCTCAAGACCAATGTGGCTGTTTGTAAGGCTTTGGGACCAGGATTTTACAGTCAGTTGGGAATGATTTATGTGGATATGTTGTCGTTATATAAGGCAGTCAGTTCAATGATCTCAGATTCCGTCGCTAGAGATGGAATCATTGCTACCAAGACGCCCAAGGTCAGGGGTTTAAGAACGATCAAAaaagaggtgttgaaaatgATTGAAACTTATATTGACAAAGCTGAcaatttggaagaaatcgtAAGAGATTTGTCCCAACCATTATTTGCAGCAGTGTTGGAAGATTACCAAAATAACGTTCCTGACGCTAGAGATGCTGAAGTATTAAAATGCATGTCCACGTTGGTGTCTAAAGTCGGACATATGATACCTGAAGGTGTTGTACTAATTTTGCAACACATCTTCGAATGCACTTTAGACATGATCAAGAATGACTTTGTTGAATACCCTGAACACAGAGTGGAGTTCTACGGTTTGTTaaaggaaatcaactcGCACTCGTTCCAAGGTTTATTACAATTATCGGGAGATGCATTCCAAAGTTTGATCAATGCTGCTCTATGGGCATTTAAACATAACAAcagagaagttgaagagaacGGATTATCTTTGACCTTGGAGTTGATAGAAAATGTCGAGAAATTAGGAGATACTCCTTTCACCAAAGCATTCTATGAGAACTTCTATTTCCAAGTATTATCTGATACGTTTTATGTGATTACGCAACCCGATCACAAATCTGGATTCACGTACCAATCACAATTACTTGCCCAATTGGTTCACTTGGTTGAAGATAACATCATCAAGGCTCCATTATATACTCCCGATCAAGCAGCTCCTGGTACTTCCAACAGTGACTATTTAAAACAATATTTGGGCACTCTTTTGTCGTCAGCTTTTGAGAACTTACAAAAAGAACAGATTATCAATTTTTTGGGTGTCTTGACGACGGTCTACAAGGACCaaaacaagttcaaggccACCTTAAGAGATTTCTTGGTGCAAATCAAacaatttggtggagatgCTACTGACTATATGTTTGCTGAAGATAAAGAGTTAGAGAAACAAGAACAAACAAGGTTACAAAGACAAAAGGATATGCAAGTGGGAGGTTTAATTAAACCATCAGAAATGGATGACTAG